Sequence from the Rhizobium sp. TH2 genome:
CCTTCAGCAGGTCCGGAGCCGCCCGGCTCCGGTATTTTATCGAAGAGTCGATTGGCTCGTCAGGCGCAAGAGCCGCGACCGCCGCTGCGGCGCATGCCGTTCGAGAACGGCAGGTCGGCCAATTCTCGCTGGCTCATGTCCCTGAGCGCCGGGTGCATCAGCGGATCCCTGGGATTGGTGTCGAAGTCCGCCGGGGCAGCCAGCCAGCGCAGCAGGTTTGCAATCAAGTTCAGCATTTCCATACTCCTTTCGAGAGCAGTTGCCGGAAATGGGCCGTTCCGACGCTCTGAATATCGAGCTTTCCGCTGATCAATTCAATTGAGTTTTCCAGCACGCGGCTTTAGAAAAGCTATATGAGGAACCTCAACACCGTGCACATGAACGGTCTTCGGGCGCTCGAAGCCGTGGGGCGGCTCGGCTCCCTGCAGGCTGCGGCGGATGAGCTCGGCGTATCGGTTGGCGCGATCAGCCAGCAGGTGATCAAGACCGAGCTTCAGTTGGGCCACCAGATATTCGAGCGCACCGGCAAGGGGCTGGTGGCGACGGAAATCGGCCTGCCCGTGCTCGCGCGCCTGACCGATGGCATTCAGAAGCTCGCCGAGGCGGTGACGCTGGCGCAACGGCGGGACAACAATTGCCTGACCATCTCGGTGGCGCCCGTCTTCGCCTCGCGCTGGCTGGTGCGCCGGTTCGACAGCTTCGCGCGCGAGCATCCGGAGATAATCCTGAGGATCGACGCCACGATGCGGCTGATCGATCCGGCGTCCTCCGATATCGACCTCGGCATTCGGGTCGGCGAGGGCGATTGGCCCGATGTGAATTCGGAGCTGATCCTGGCACAGGAGGTCTACCCAGTCTGCGCGCCACAGCTCGCCGAGAAGCTCAAGACACCCGCCGACATTCTCTCCATGCCGGCGGTGATCGACGACAGGGCCATGTTCAAATGGGATGTCTGGCTGGACGCGGCAGGGTTGCAAGGTACCGAGATAAGTCAGGGCCACGTCTTCAACGAGGCGTCACTCTGCCTGGACGCGGTCATGGCCGGTCAGGGCGTCATGCTGGCGTGGCAGACGCTGACGGCGGATATGATCGCCGAGGGCCGCCTCGCCGCGCCGTTCAACATCCGCGCCAGGACAGGCTTCGGCCACTATTTCATTACGGCAAAAGGCGTGCGCGACAGCCGCAAGGTCCAGATCTTCAAAGCCTGGCTGAAGCGCGAACTGGCCAAGAGCATGGCCGACCTGCATACGCGACTGGCGGCGTTTAATATGTGCTGATGCGGGGCCTACATCCCCGCATTATACGCCGCGATCGCTGCCATGTTGACAATGTCGCTATCCTTGGCGCCGATCGAGACGATCTGGACGGACTTGTCGAGGCCGACCAGCAATGGCCCGATCACCGTGCAGCCGCCGAGTTCCTGTAGCATCTTGGTCGAGATCGAGGCCGAGTGGAAGGCAGGCATCACGAGCACGTTGGCGGGGCCAGACAATCGGCAGAACGGATATTGCTCCATCACGTCGGCGTTGAGCGCCACGTCGGCGGCCATTTCACCGTCGTACTGGAAATCGACGCGGCGCTTGTCGAGGATCTTCACCGCCTCGCGCACTCGCTCCGAGCGCTCGCCCTCGGGATGGCCGAAGGTGGAATAGGCAAGCATCGCCACGCGGGGTTCATAGCCCAGCCTGCGGGCAACGCCGGCGGCCTCTTCGGCGATTTCCGCGAGCTCTTCGGATGACGGCATGTCGTGCACGGCGGTATCGGCCACCAGCACGGTCCTGCCCCGGCAGAGCGCCAGCGACACGCCGATCACCCGGTGCCCCGGCTTGGCGTCGATGCAGCGCCTGATATCGTCGAGCGCGGTCGAATAGTTGCGTGTCGTGCCGGTCACCATGGCGTCGGCATCGCCCAGCGCCACCATGCAGGCGGCGAAATGGTTGCGATCGGTATTGATCAGCCGTTGCGCGTCGCGCTGCAGGAAGCCCTTCCGCTGCAGGCGCGCGTAGAGATAATCGATATAGGCCTCGCGCTTTTTCGACGTCCTGGCATTGATGAACTCGATGCCGGGCCGGTTGAGATCGATGCCGGCGCGCTCCGCCGTCGCCTGGATGATATCATCGCGGCCGAGCAGGATGGCAGTGCCGAGCTGCTGATTGACGTAGGATATGGCGGCGCGCATGACCTGCTCTTCCTCGGCCTCGGCAAAGACCACGCGCTTGGGGAAGCGGCGGACGCGCTCGTAGATGCGCTGCAGCGTCGAGGCGATCGGGTCGCGCCGTGCCTTCAGGTCGCGGGCATAGCGGTCGAGGTCGGCGATCGGCTTTCGGGCGACGCCCGAATCCATCGCGGCCTTGGCGACAGCCACCGGGATCGAGGAGATCAGGCGCGGATCGAAGGGCACGGGGATGATGTAGTTCGGCCCGAAACGCGGCCGGTTGCCCTGATAGGCGGCGGCGACATCGTCGGGCACGTCTTCCTTGGCGAGCTTGGCAAGCGCGTGGACGGCGGCGATCTTCATATCGTCGTTGATCGTTGAAGCGCGCACGTCTAGTGCGCCACGGAAGATATAGGGAAAGCCCAGAACGTTGTTGACCTGGTTCGGATAGTCCGAGCGGCCAGTCGCCATGATCGCATCGTCGCGGATGCGGGCGACCTCCTCCGGCGTGATTTCCGGATCGGGATTGGCCATGGCGAAGATGATCGGATTACGGGACATCGAGCGAATCATGTCGGCCGACAGCGTGCCCTTGGCGGAGAGACCGAGCACGACATCGGCGCCGTCCATGGCCTCCGCCAGCGTCCGTTTGTCGGTTTTGGCCGCATGCGCCGATTTCCATTGGTTCATGCCCTCGGTGCGGCCTTGATAGACCACGCCCTTGGTGTCGCAGAGGATGACATTTTCGGGATTGAAGCCCATCGCCTTGATCAGTTCGATGCAGGCGATCGCCGCGGCACCCGCGCCATTGCAGACGAGCCTGGTTTTCTTGTAGTCGCGGCCGGTCAGATCAAGCGCGTTGATGAGCCCGGCGGCCGCGATGATTGCCGTGCCATGCTGGTCGTCATGGAAGACCGGAATATCCATGATCTCGCGCAACCGGCTCTCGATCACGAAGCAATCCGGGGCCTTGATATCCTCGAGATTGATGCCACCGAAGGATGGACCCAGAAATCGCACGCAATTGATGAACTCATCGACATTCTCCGTATCGACTTCGAGGTCGATGGAATCAACATCGGCGAATCGCTTGAAGAGGACGGACTTGCCCTCCATAACGGGCTTCGAGGCGAGCGCGCCGAGATTGCCGAGGCCGAGGATCGCCGTGCCGTTGGAGATCACGGCCACCATGTTGCCGCGCGTCGTATAGTCGTAAGCCGTGCTGGGGTCTTCCGCGATCGCCTTGACCGGCTCCGCGACACCCGGCGAATAGGCGAGCGAAAGGTCGCGCTGCGTCGCCATCGGCTTGGTGGGGGTGATTTCCAGCTTGCCCGGGCGTCCGCGCGAATGGAAGTCCAACGCCTCCTGGCGGGTGACGGTGGGCATAGTCCGGTCGGGCTTGTCCGCAGGCATGATTCCTCCCAAATGCTTCCTGTGGGCGCCGTCGTTTTTCGGCGCTCTCGTTATTGTCATTCATGCATGCCGCACCGTAATGTTCAACGCCTTTATGCAGGCTGCGCATTTCTTTTGGTCGGCAGACCAATTCTCAAAAAAGCCAGGTATGACCATCGAAGCCCTGACCGTTACCCAACTCGCCTCGGAGGAAAGCCGCCAGACAGCGACCCCGATGATGGAGCAGTATATCGAGATCAAGGCGACCAATCCGGATAGCCTGCTGTTCTACCGCATGGGCGATTTCTACGAACTGTTCTTCGAGGATGCGCTGGAAGCATCGCGCGCACTGGGTATCACGCTCACCCGGCGCGGACAGCATCTCGGCCAGGATATTCCCATGTGCGGCGTGCCCGTCCACGCGGCCGACGATTATCTGCAGAAGCTCATCGGCTTCGGCTATCGGGTGGCGGTCTGCGAACAGGTCGAGGATCCCGCCGAAGCCAAGAAGCGCGGTGCAAAATCGGTCGTCAAGCGCGATGTGGTGCGGCTCGTCACTCCGGGCACGATCACCGAGGAGAAGCTGCTCAATCCCGGCGACAGCAATTACATGATGGCGCTGTCGCGCATCCGGGGCGGCGAGAAGGTGCAGTACGGGCTCGCCTGGATCGATATCTCGACGGGCGTCTTCCGGCTCGCGGAGACCGAGCTTTCCCGTCTTTTGGCCGATATCCTCAGGATCGATCCCAAGGAATTGATCGTAGCCGATGCAATCTTCCACGATGCCGATCTGCGCTCGATCTTCGATGTGCTGGGCAAGGTCGTCAGTCCACAGCCGGCTGTGCTCTTCGATTCGGCAACGGCGGAAAATCGCATAGCACGCTATTATCGTCTCTCCACACTCGATGGTTTCGGCGGCTTCACACGGCCGGAACTCTCGGCGGGCGCGGCGGCCATCGCCTATGTCGAGAAGACGCAAATCGCGGAACGGCCTGCGCTGGGCGCGCCGGAGCGTGAGAGTTCGGCCTCGACGGTTTTCATCGATCCCGCGACGCGCGCCAATCTTGAACTCATCCGCACGCTGTCGGGGGACCGCAACGGTTCGTTGCTCAAGGCCATCGACCGCACGGTGTCTGGCGGCGGTGCGCGGCTGATCTCGGAACGGCTGATGTCGCCCCTGACGGATCCGGAGCAGATCAACAGGCGGCTCGATTCGATCTCGTTCTTTCTCGATGAGCCAAGGCTGGCGGGTGACGTCCGGCAGGCACTCAGGCACGCGCCGGACATGCCGCGGGCGCTGTCGCGGCTGGCGCTCGATCGCGGCGGTCCGCGCGACCTCGCAACGATCCTGAGCGGCCTCAGGGCGGGGCGGGACATCGCTTCGAGGCTGGTCCAGAACCGGCTTTCGCCAGAGCTTTCCGACGCGTTCCTCGCCCTCGGCATGGTACCGTTTGGGCTGGAGGACCAGTTGAGCGGACTGCTGGCTGAAGAGCTGCCGCTGCTCAAACGCGACGGCGGCTTCGTGCGCGATGGCGCGATCCCTGAACTGGATGAATTGCGCGAACTCCGCGACCAGTCCCGCCGTGTCATTGCCGGCCTGCAGGCCAGCTATTCGGAGGAGACCGGCGTCAAGTCGCTGAAGATCAAGCACAACAATGTGCTCGGTTATTTCATCGAACTGACCTCGGGCACCGCAGGCGTGATGACCGCGAGCCCCGAAATGCGCGCCCGCTTCATCCATCGCCAGACCAATGCGAACGCCATGCGCTTCACCACGGTCGAGCTGTCGGATCTTGAAAGCCGGATCGCCAATGCGGCCGAACAGGCGCTGGTGTTCGAACTGGAAGCCTTCGACACGATGCGCGAGGCGGTCATCGCCGCCGGCGAGGAAATCAAGAAGGCGGCGTCGGCGCTTGCCGTGCTCGATGTGTCGGTGGCGCTTGCGGTCCTCGCCGATGAGCAGGCCTATTGCCGGCCGCATGTCGATGCCTCGCTGGATTTCGCGATCGAGGGTGGGCGCCATCCGGTGGTCGAGCAGGCGCTGCGCAAGGCGACTGCCAATCCCTTCGTCGCCAACAATTGCGATCTCTCGCCCGCAGGCGGTGGCAAGAATGGCGGCATCTGGCTGCTGACCGGCCCAAACATGGGCGGTAAATCGACCTTCCTGCGCCAGAACGCGCTGATCGCGATCATGGCGCAGATGGGTTCCTTCGTGCCCGCCATCGAGGCACGGATCGGCTGCGTCGATCGCCTGTTCAGCCGTGTCGGCGCATCCGACGATCTGGCGCGGGGCCGATCGACTTTCATGGTCGAGATGGTCGAGACGGCTGCCATCCTCAACCAGGCCACGCCGCGTTCGCTGGTCATTCTCGACGAGATCGGGCGTGGCACGGCCACCTTCGACGGTCTGTCGATCGCCTGGGCGGCGGTCGAGCACCTGCACGAGGTTAATCGCTGCCGGTCGCTCTTCGCTACCCATTTCCACGAGCTGACCGTGCTATCCGAGAAGCTGGAGCGTATGTCCAACGCCACGATGCGGGTCAAGGAATGGGACGGCGAGGTGGTGTTCCTGCACGAAGTCGGGCCGGGAGCGGCCGATCGCTCTTATGGAATCCAGGTCGCGCGGCTCGCCGGACTGCCGGCATCGGTCGTCTCCCGCGCCCGTGAGGTGCTTGACCTGCTGGAAGATGCGGACCGCAAGAACCCGGCCGCCAAGCTGATCGATGACCTGCCGCTGTTCCAGGCCGCCGTACGGCGCGAAGAGCCGAGAGCATCCAGGTCCTCGAAGGTCGAGGAAGGCTTGCGGGAACTGAACCCTGACGAGATGACACCGCGCGACGCGATGGATGCGCTTTACGCGCTGAAGAAACTTCTCGGCTGAATCCTGTATTTGAAAAAGCCTCAATCAGATGATTGCAGCTCGATGCATTCCGGCCCATCGGCCTAATACCGCTTGCGTCAGTCCCGATTGTCTGCTGTGTGCCCAAAACACATAAGGAGCATGAAATGGCCTTCGATCCCGCGAAAACCCTGTCGAGCTACAGCGAAACGCCATGTTCCGTGCAGGTCTGGTCAGCAGAGACGATGTCTGCCGAGTTCAATTCCCTGTCCGACGCCGTGGCCTTCGCCAAGCAGCACAATGGCAAATGGAACGATGTCGAGATCACCGTGCACCTGAAGCGTGAGGACATCGTCTACGGCAGCGACAAGTGCCACATGATGATAGACGCGCTCGAGCGCGCGTTGAAGCAGGCCGCCGGCCCATCGCGGCCTGCTGATTGATATCCCTCACGGTACGATCAGCGTGCCGGCACCGACCTCGGTGAACAGTTCGAGCAGCACGGAATGGGCGGTCTTGCCGTTGAGGATGACCACGCCTTCGACGCCGCCCTGGATCGCCTCGATGCAGGTCTCGACCTTCGGGATCATGCCGCCGGAAATCGTGCCGTCCTTGATCAGCGCACGGGCCTGCGAAACCGACAATTCCTTGATCAGTTCGCCTTGTCTGTCGAGCACGCCGGGCACGTCGGTCAGGAACAGCAGGCGCGTGGCATTGAGCGCCCCGGCAATGGCGCCGGCGAATGTATCGGCATTGATATTGTAGGTATGGCCATCGCGGCCAGGAGCAACTGGAGCAATAACCGGGATCATCTCGGAGCGGGCAAGCAGGTCGAGCAGCGTGCGATCGACTTCCACGACCTCGCCGACGAAACCGAGATCGAGCACGCGCTCGATGTTGGAATCCGGATCGGTGACCACCTTCTTGGCCTTTTCGGCGAAGACCATGTTGCCGTCCTTGCCGCAGAGCCCGATCGCCCATTCGCCGGTCTGGTTGATCAGCGCCACGATTTCCTTGTTGATCGAGCCGGCAAGAACCATCTCGACCACTTCGACCGTCTTCTGGTCGGTAACGCGCAAGCCGTTCTCGAAGCGAGATTCGATGCCGAGCTTGGCCAGCATTGCACCGATCTGCGGGCCGCCACCGTGGACGACGATCGGGTTGACGCCGGATTGCTTGAGAAGCGCGATATCGCTGGCGAAGGCCTTGCCCAGTTCGGGGTTGCCCATGGCATGCCCGCCATACTTCACCACGATCGTCTTGTTCTCGTAGCGCTGCATGAAGGGCAGGGCCTGGACGAGAAGGCGTGCCTGGATTTCGCTTTCGGACTGGGACATTGAGGCCTCGAACTAGGGGATTGGCAAATTCGTGAGCCTCTTTAACCGATGTTTTTGTCACATGGAATGATCCGTCCGAGGGAATTCGACGTATTTCCGGCATCGAGTCATGCCTGCCCTTCCGGGCGGGTGAATACGAATGACCCAAGGGACGAACGCCTTATGGACGAGTTGGCTACCTTGCTGGGACGCGTGGCGCTCCGCGACCGCCCCGCCTTCGCGTGCCTCTATGATCTTACGTCGGCGAAACTTTTCGCCATCGCTTTCCGTATCTTGAGAGACA
This genomic interval carries:
- a CDS encoding LysR substrate-binding domain-containing protein, which encodes MRNLNTVHMNGLRALEAVGRLGSLQAAADELGVSVGAISQQVIKTELQLGHQIFERTGKGLVATEIGLPVLARLTDGIQKLAEAVTLAQRRDNNCLTISVAPVFASRWLVRRFDSFAREHPEIILRIDATMRLIDPASSDIDLGIRVGEGDWPDVNSELILAQEVYPVCAPQLAEKLKTPADILSMPAVIDDRAMFKWDVWLDAAGLQGTEISQGHVFNEASLCLDAVMAGQGVMLAWQTLTADMIAEGRLAAPFNIRARTGFGHYFITAKGVRDSRKVQIFKAWLKRELAKSMADLHTRLAAFNMC
- a CDS encoding NADP-dependent malic enzyme — its product is MPADKPDRTMPTVTRQEALDFHSRGRPGKLEITPTKPMATQRDLSLAYSPGVAEPVKAIAEDPSTAYDYTTRGNMVAVISNGTAILGLGNLGALASKPVMEGKSVLFKRFADVDSIDLEVDTENVDEFINCVRFLGPSFGGINLEDIKAPDCFVIESRLREIMDIPVFHDDQHGTAIIAAAGLINALDLTGRDYKKTRLVCNGAGAAAIACIELIKAMGFNPENVILCDTKGVVYQGRTEGMNQWKSAHAAKTDKRTLAEAMDGADVVLGLSAKGTLSADMIRSMSRNPIIFAMANPDPEITPEEVARIRDDAIMATGRSDYPNQVNNVLGFPYIFRGALDVRASTINDDMKIAAVHALAKLAKEDVPDDVAAAYQGNRPRFGPNYIIPVPFDPRLISSIPVAVAKAAMDSGVARKPIADLDRYARDLKARRDPIASTLQRIYERVRRFPKRVVFAEAEEEQVMRAAISYVNQQLGTAILLGRDDIIQATAERAGIDLNRPGIEFINARTSKKREAYIDYLYARLQRKGFLQRDAQRLINTDRNHFAACMVALGDADAMVTGTTRNYSTALDDIRRCIDAKPGHRVIGVSLALCRGRTVLVADTAVHDMPSSEELAEIAEEAAGVARRLGYEPRVAMLAYSTFGHPEGERSERVREAVKILDKRRVDFQYDGEMAADVALNADVMEQYPFCRLSGPANVLVMPAFHSASISTKMLQELGGCTVIGPLLVGLDKSVQIVSIGAKDSDIVNMAAIAAYNAGM
- the mutS gene encoding DNA mismatch repair protein MutS, which codes for MTIEALTVTQLASEESRQTATPMMEQYIEIKATNPDSLLFYRMGDFYELFFEDALEASRALGITLTRRGQHLGQDIPMCGVPVHAADDYLQKLIGFGYRVAVCEQVEDPAEAKKRGAKSVVKRDVVRLVTPGTITEEKLLNPGDSNYMMALSRIRGGEKVQYGLAWIDISTGVFRLAETELSRLLADILRIDPKELIVADAIFHDADLRSIFDVLGKVVSPQPAVLFDSATAENRIARYYRLSTLDGFGGFTRPELSAGAAAIAYVEKTQIAERPALGAPERESSASTVFIDPATRANLELIRTLSGDRNGSLLKAIDRTVSGGGARLISERLMSPLTDPEQINRRLDSISFFLDEPRLAGDVRQALRHAPDMPRALSRLALDRGGPRDLATILSGLRAGRDIASRLVQNRLSPELSDAFLALGMVPFGLEDQLSGLLAEELPLLKRDGGFVRDGAIPELDELRELRDQSRRVIAGLQASYSEETGVKSLKIKHNNVLGYFIELTSGTAGVMTASPEMRARFIHRQTNANAMRFTTVELSDLESRIANAAEQALVFELEAFDTMREAVIAAGEEIKKAASALAVLDVSVALAVLADEQAYCRPHVDASLDFAIEGGRHPVVEQALRKATANPFVANNCDLSPAGGGKNGGIWLLTGPNMGGKSTFLRQNALIAIMAQMGSFVPAIEARIGCVDRLFSRVGASDDLARGRSTFMVEMVETAAILNQATPRSLVILDEIGRGTATFDGLSIAWAAVEHLHEVNRCRSLFATHFHELTVLSEKLERMSNATMRVKEWDGEVVFLHEVGPGAADRSYGIQVARLAGLPASVVSRAREVLDLLEDADRKNPAAKLIDDLPLFQAAVRREEPRASRSSKVEEGLRELNPDEMTPRDAMDALYALKKLLG
- the argB gene encoding acetylglutamate kinase; translation: MSQSESEIQARLLVQALPFMQRYENKTIVVKYGGHAMGNPELGKAFASDIALLKQSGVNPIVVHGGGPQIGAMLAKLGIESRFENGLRVTDQKTVEVVEMVLAGSINKEIVALINQTGEWAIGLCGKDGNMVFAEKAKKVVTDPDSNIERVLDLGFVGEVVEVDRTLLDLLARSEMIPVIAPVAPGRDGHTYNINADTFAGAIAGALNATRLLFLTDVPGVLDRQGELIKELSVSQARALIKDGTISGGMIPKVETCIEAIQGGVEGVVILNGKTAHSVLLELFTEVGAGTLIVP